From a single Adhaeribacter swui genomic region:
- a CDS encoding M61 family metallopeptidase, whose product MIQYFISYTNPLTSFIQIRMVIPALDTAAVQLQLPAWRPGRYELQNFAQKIQQFRVVDAQEQPVKFKKITKDCWQIPVSQPTELTVLYNFYAHQMDAGGSWLDETQLYINPVNCLMSVVGQENQPCQLQLAIPTNWQIACGLKQINQNTLEAATYEELVDSPLIASTGLQHQAYLVNNIPFHVWFQGDCQPDWEIILSDFKKFTQEQLTLFQDFPVTDYHFLNQILPYRFYHGVEHSNSTVITLGPGELVMTQDLYKELLGVSCHELFHTWNIKQIRPAEMMPYDYTGENYFRTGYVAEGITTYYGDYLLARCGVFSVDQYFTELNEVLRKHFDDFGQYHLSVADSSFDLWLDGYKPGIPDRKVSIYHKGCIAALILDLEIRKITANQKSLDDVMRSLWQQFGKTHLGYTEQDYQQLVEAVAGQSLQTYFDEVINGIVPVHEWLNRALNYVGCTLHAETNAGMTEARFGFKTTFNGTHLVVSYIEPNSPAAQVLATDDELVALNGRKIEGNLAGLLQQTETVELTLFRNKMLRTATLVPDSKSYLTKYLVRKLPVSSPAQKENFKNWINQEF is encoded by the coding sequence CGTTTATTCAGATCCGGATGGTAATTCCTGCGCTGGATACGGCAGCCGTGCAATTGCAATTGCCCGCCTGGCGCCCGGGGCGCTACGAACTGCAAAATTTTGCGCAAAAAATTCAGCAATTCCGGGTAGTGGATGCGCAGGAACAACCTGTAAAATTTAAAAAAATAACGAAAGATTGCTGGCAAATACCGGTAAGCCAACCAACTGAGCTGACGGTATTATACAACTTCTACGCGCACCAAATGGATGCCGGTGGCTCTTGGCTCGATGAAACGCAGTTGTATATTAACCCGGTAAACTGTTTGATGAGTGTAGTGGGCCAAGAAAATCAGCCTTGTCAATTGCAACTGGCTATACCTACCAACTGGCAAATTGCCTGCGGCTTAAAGCAAATTAATCAAAACACCTTAGAAGCCGCTACCTATGAAGAATTGGTGGACTCACCGCTTATTGCCAGCACTGGCTTGCAACACCAAGCATACCTGGTTAACAATATTCCTTTTCACGTGTGGTTTCAGGGTGATTGCCAACCCGATTGGGAGATTATTCTTTCGGATTTTAAAAAATTTACGCAAGAGCAACTTACTTTATTTCAGGATTTCCCGGTAACAGACTATCATTTTCTGAACCAGATTTTACCTTACCGGTTTTACCACGGCGTGGAGCACAGCAATTCTACGGTAATTACGCTAGGTCCCGGCGAATTAGTAATGACGCAGGATTTGTATAAAGAGTTACTGGGCGTGAGTTGCCACGAGTTATTTCATACCTGGAACATAAAACAAATCCGGCCCGCCGAAATGATGCCATATGATTATACCGGCGAAAATTATTTCCGGACCGGGTACGTGGCCGAAGGCATTACTACTTACTACGGCGATTACCTGCTGGCGCGCTGCGGCGTATTTTCTGTTGACCAATATTTTACCGAACTAAATGAAGTACTGCGCAAGCATTTCGATGATTTTGGCCAATACCATTTGTCCGTGGCTGATTCATCGTTTGATTTATGGTTGGATGGTTATAAACCCGGCATTCCGGACCGCAAAGTATCTATCTACCACAAAGGCTGCATTGCGGCCCTTATTCTGGATTTAGAAATCAGAAAAATAACCGCGAACCAAAAGTCCTTGGACGATGTAATGCGGAGTTTATGGCAGCAGTTTGGCAAAACGCACTTGGGCTACACCGAACAAGATTACCAACAATTGGTTGAAGCAGTAGCGGGGCAATCGTTGCAAACTTATTTTGATGAAGTAATTAACGGCATTGTTCCCGTGCACGAGTGGTTAAACCGAGCATTAAACTACGTAGGCTGTACTTTACACGCCGAAACCAATGCAGGAATGACGGAAGCACGTTTTGGTTTTAAAACTACCTTTAACGGCACTCATTTAGTCGTTAGTTACATTGAACCTAACAGCCCCGCCGCGCAAGTATTAGCCACCGACGACGAGTTAGTTGCCCTAAATGGACGCAAGATAGAAGGCAATCTTGCTGGTTTACTGCAACAAACCGAAACGGTTGAACTAACGCTTTTCCGCAATAAAATGCTCCGCACGGCAACACTCGTACCCGATAGCAAATCCTATTTAACCAAATACCTGGTTCGCAAATTACCGGTATCCAGCCCGGCACAAAAAGAAAATTTTAAAAATTGGATTAATCAGGAATTCTAA
- a CDS encoding cupin domain-containing protein: MITSIATAEHYIWGENCEGWHLVKTPALSIIQERMPPNTSEQLHYHELAQQFFFILEGTATFVVNGQTLMVPAQHGLHILPGQVHQIINQTDTDLLFTVTSQPTSRGDRVEVN, from the coding sequence ATGATCACGAGCATTGCTACTGCCGAACACTATATCTGGGGAGAGAACTGCGAAGGCTGGCACTTGGTAAAAACACCCGCGTTAAGCATTATTCAGGAACGCATGCCACCGAATACTTCTGAGCAATTACATTATCATGAGTTGGCGCAACAGTTCTTTTTTATTCTGGAGGGCACCGCCACGTTTGTAGTAAACGGACAAACCCTTATGGTGCCGGCACAACACGGCTTACATATTTTACCTGGTCAGGTGCACCAAATCATAAATCAAACAGATACAGATTTACTGTTTACCGTTACGTCGCAACCCACTAGCCGCGGCGACCGCGTGGAAGTAAACTAA
- a CDS encoding antibiotic biosynthesis monooxygenase family protein: protein MILEIAMLDVIPAQTLEFEQAFAQAQKIISRMPGYLSHELQRSLEKENRYVLLVQWQTLEDHTIGFRQSPEYQDWKKLLHHFYDPFPVVEHFVKINLP, encoded by the coding sequence ATGATTTTGGAAATTGCTATGTTGGATGTTATTCCGGCGCAAACCCTGGAATTTGAACAAGCATTTGCTCAGGCACAAAAGATAATCAGCCGGATGCCGGGTTACTTATCGCACGAACTCCAGCGTAGCCTGGAAAAAGAAAACCGGTACGTTTTACTGGTGCAATGGCAAACCCTGGAAGACCATACCATTGGCTTTCGGCAGTCACCGGAGTATCAGGACTGGAAAAAATTACTGCACCACTTCTATGATCCGTTTCCGGTAGTAGAGCATTTTGTAAAAATAAATTTGCCATGA